From Pseudomonas alcaligenes, a single genomic window includes:
- the rnr gene encoding ribonuclease R, giving the protein MADWQSLDPEAAREAEKYDNPIPSRELILQHLSERGSPAAREELVAEFGLTTDEQLEALRRRLRAMERDGQLIYTRRGTYAPVDKLDLIRGRISGHRDGFGFLAPDDGSDDLFLSPAQMRLVFDGDRVLARVAGFDRRGRREGAIVEVIERAHESIVGRYFEEAGIGFVEADNPKIQQEVLVTPGRTGGAKIGQFVEIKITHWPTSRFQPQGDIVEVIGNYMAPGMEIDVALRSYDIPHVWPEAVIKEARKLKPEVEEKDKQNRVDLRHLPFVTIDGEDARDFDDAVYCEKNSSRWKLFSGGWKLYVAIADVSHYVKVGSALDEEAVKRGNSVYFPERVVPMLPEELSNGLCSLNPHVDRLAMVCEMTMSKSGKLVDYQFYEAVIHSHARLTYNKVSYMLEQPSSSEGKALRGEYKEILPHLKQLYALYQVLLAARHERGAIDFETQETRIIFGSGRKIAEIRPTQRNDAHKLIEECMLAANVATAQFMQKHEIPSLYRVHDGPPPERLEKLKAFLGELGLGLHKGKEGPSPKDYQKLLASIQGRPDFHLIQTVMLRSLSQAVYSADNNGHFGLNYEAYTHFTSPIRRYPDLLVHRAIRSVIRSRLETPHVQRAGAVSIPRARIYPYDEPALEQLGEQCSLTERRADEATRDVVNWLKCEFMQDRVGESFEGVITAVTGFGLFVELKDIYVEGLVHVTALPADYYHFDPVHHRLAGERSGRSFRLGDSVEVKVMRVDLDERKIDFELGAAASKAAPRTRRAGAETAPAGKARAKADKSFGNTDVQKSRDVKKALLDGAKKGGKPAAGAAKKPSGHRKGAPKGGAPAGGRSGKRKAN; this is encoded by the coding sequence ATGGCCGATTGGCAATCCCTCGACCCTGAGGCCGCCCGCGAGGCGGAAAAATACGATAACCCCATTCCCAGCCGCGAGCTGATCCTGCAGCACCTGTCCGAGCGCGGTTCGCCCGCTGCCCGCGAGGAGCTGGTGGCCGAGTTTGGCCTGACCACCGACGAGCAGCTCGAAGCGCTGCGTCGCCGCCTGCGCGCCATGGAGCGCGACGGCCAGCTGATCTACACCCGGCGCGGCACCTATGCCCCGGTGGATAAGCTGGATCTGATCCGCGGGCGCATCAGCGGTCACCGCGATGGCTTCGGTTTCCTCGCACCCGACGATGGCAGTGACGACCTGTTCCTCAGCCCGGCGCAAATGCGCCTGGTGTTCGATGGCGACCGGGTGCTGGCGCGCGTCGCCGGTTTCGACCGTCGCGGTCGCCGTGAAGGCGCGATCGTCGAGGTGATCGAGCGTGCCCACGAGAGCATTGTCGGGCGCTACTTCGAAGAGGCCGGCATCGGCTTCGTCGAGGCCGACAACCCGAAGATCCAGCAGGAAGTGCTGGTCACTCCAGGGCGTACCGGCGGGGCCAAGATCGGCCAGTTCGTCGAGATCAAGATCACCCACTGGCCGACCTCGCGCTTCCAGCCGCAGGGCGACATCGTCGAAGTGATCGGCAACTACATGGCGCCGGGCATGGAAATCGACGTGGCGCTGCGCAGCTACGACATCCCGCATGTGTGGCCCGAGGCGGTGATCAAGGAGGCGCGCAAGCTCAAGCCGGAAGTCGAGGAAAAGGACAAGCAGAACCGCGTCGACCTGCGCCATCTGCCGTTCGTCACCATCGACGGCGAGGATGCCCGCGACTTCGACGACGCAGTCTACTGCGAGAAGAACAGCAGCCGCTGGAAGCTGTTTTCCGGCGGCTGGAAGCTCTATGTGGCGATCGCCGACGTCTCCCACTACGTCAAGGTCGGTTCGGCCCTGGACGAGGAGGCGGTCAAGCGCGGTAACTCGGTGTATTTCCCCGAGCGCGTGGTGCCGATGCTGCCGGAAGAGCTGTCCAACGGCCTGTGCTCGCTGAACCCGCATGTCGATCGCCTGGCCATGGTCTGCGAAATGACCATGTCCAAGTCCGGCAAGCTGGTCGATTACCAGTTCTACGAGGCGGTGATCCACTCCCATGCGCGCCTGACCTACAACAAGGTCAGCTACATGTTGGAGCAGCCGTCGAGCAGCGAGGGCAAGGCCCTGCGCGGCGAGTACAAGGAAATTCTGCCGCACCTCAAGCAGCTGTATGCCCTGTACCAGGTGCTGCTGGCCGCTCGTCACGAGCGCGGCGCCATCGATTTCGAGACCCAGGAAACGCGGATCATCTTCGGTTCCGGGCGCAAGATCGCCGAGATCCGCCCGACCCAGCGCAACGATGCGCACAAGCTGATCGAGGAATGCATGCTGGCGGCCAACGTGGCCACTGCGCAGTTCATGCAGAAGCATGAGATCCCCTCGCTGTACCGGGTGCACGACGGCCCGCCGCCGGAGCGCCTGGAGAAACTCAAGGCGTTCCTCGGCGAGCTCGGCCTGGGGCTGCACAAGGGCAAGGAAGGGCCGTCGCCGAAGGACTACCAGAAGCTGCTGGCCAGCATCCAGGGGCGTCCGGACTTCCACCTGATCCAGACCGTGATGCTGCGTTCGCTGAGTCAGGCGGTGTACAGCGCCGACAACAACGGTCACTTCGGTCTCAACTACGAGGCCTACACCCACTTCACCTCGCCGATCCGCCGCTATCCGGATCTGCTGGTGCATCGTGCCATCCGCAGCGTGATTCGTTCCCGCCTGGAAACCCCGCACGTGCAGCGGGCCGGTGCGGTGAGCATTCCGCGGGCGCGCATCTATCCGTACGACGAGCCGGCCCTGGAGCAGCTCGGCGAGCAGTGCTCGCTGACCGAGCGGCGTGCCGACGAGGCCACCCGTGACGTGGTCAACTGGCTCAAGTGCGAGTTCATGCAGGATCGCGTCGGCGAGAGTTTCGAGGGTGTGATTACCGCGGTGACCGGCTTCGGCCTGTTCGTCGAGCTCAAGGACATCTACGTCGAAGGTCTGGTGCATGTCACCGCGCTGCCGGCCGATTACTACCACTTCGACCCGGTGCACCACCGTCTGGCGGGCGAGCGCAGCGGGCGCAGCTTCCGCCTGGGCGACAGCGTGGAAGTGAAGGTCATGCGCGTCGACCTCGACGAGCGCAAGATCGACTTCGAGCTGGGTGCTGCGGCGAGCAAGGCCGCGCCGCGCACGCGGCGGGCAGGTGCTGAAACGGCTCCGGCCGGCAAGGCGCGGGCCAAGGCGGACAAGAGCTTTGGCAATACCGACGTGCAGAAGAGCCGGGATGTGAAGAAGGCTCTGCTGGATGGCGCCAAGAAGGGCGGCAAACCGGCTGCTGGGGCGGCGAAGAAGCCATCCGGCCATCGCAAGGGTGCGCCCAAGGGCGGTGCTCCGGCGGGTGGCAGGTCGGGCAAGCGTAAGGCGAACTAA
- the rlmB gene encoding 23S rRNA (guanosine(2251)-2'-O)-methyltransferase RlmB, translated as MSQLEKVYGVHAVEALLRHHPKRVKQLWLAESRQDPRVQVLLELAAQHRVVVGHKDRHELDEWAEGVHQGVVAEVSPSQVWGENMLDELFERSEGPALLLVLDGVTDPHNLGACLRTADAAGALAVIVPKDKSATLNATVRKVACGAAEVIPLVAVTNLSRTLEKLQKKGLWVVGTAGEAEQELYQQDMSGPTVLVMGAEGKGMRRLTREHCDFLVKLPMAGSVSSLNVSVATGICLFEAVRQRQAKLKA; from the coding sequence ATGAGTCAGCTGGAAAAGGTCTATGGCGTGCACGCTGTCGAAGCGTTGCTGCGCCATCATCCCAAGCGGGTCAAGCAACTGTGGCTGGCGGAAAGCCGGCAGGATCCGCGGGTGCAGGTACTGCTCGAGCTGGCTGCTCAGCATCGGGTAGTGGTCGGGCACAAGGATCGCCACGAGCTGGACGAGTGGGCCGAAGGGGTGCACCAGGGCGTGGTGGCCGAGGTCAGCCCCAGCCAGGTGTGGGGCGAGAACATGCTCGACGAGCTGTTCGAGCGCAGTGAAGGCCCTGCGTTGCTGCTGGTGCTGGACGGCGTGACCGATCCGCACAACCTCGGTGCCTGCTTGCGCACGGCCGATGCCGCTGGCGCCCTGGCGGTGATCGTGCCCAAGGACAAGTCGGCTACCCTCAACGCCACCGTGCGCAAGGTGGCCTGCGGTGCGGCCGAGGTCATTCCGCTGGTGGCTGTGACCAACCTCAGTCGCACCCTGGAAAAACTGCAGAAGAAGGGCCTGTGGGTGGTTGGCACCGCCGGTGAGGCCGAGCAGGAGCTGTACCAGCAGGACATGAGCGGCCCAACCGTGCTGGTCATGGGCGCGGAGGGCAAGGGCATGCGCCGCCTGACCCGCGAGCACTGCGACTTCCTGGTGAAGCTGCCGATGGCGGGCAGCGTCAGCAGTCTCAACGTCTCGGTGGCCACCGGCATCTGCCTGTTCGAAGCGGTGCGCCAGCGCCAGGCCAAGCTCAAGGCCTAG
- the rpsF gene encoding 30S ribosomal protein S6 — MRHYEIIFLVHPDQSEQVGGMVERYTKLIEEDGGKVHRLEDWGRRQLAYAINNVHKAHYVMLNVECSGKALAELEDNFRYNDAVIRNLVIRRDEAVTGQSEMLKAEENRSERRERRERVETDSAEGEDGDNSDNADE, encoded by the coding sequence ATGCGTCATTACGAAATCATCTTTCTGGTTCACCCGGATCAGAGCGAGCAAGTCGGCGGCATGGTCGAGCGTTACACCAAGCTGATCGAAGAAGACGGCGGCAAAGTACACCGTCTGGAAGACTGGGGTCGTCGCCAGCTGGCCTACGCCATCAACAACGTACACAAAGCTCACTACGTGATGCTGAACGTTGAGTGCAGCGGCAAAGCCCTGGCCGAGCTGGAAGACAACTTCCGCTACAACGACGCCGTGATCCGCAACCTGGTCATCCGTCGCGACGAAGCCGTTACCGGCCAGTCCGAGATGCTCAAGGCCGAAGAAAACCGCAGCGAGCGCCGCGAGCGCCGTGAGCGCGTTGAAACCGACTCCGCCGAAGGCGAAGACGGTGACAACAGCGACAACGCTGACGAGTAA
- the rpsR gene encoding 30S ribosomal protein S18, which produces MARFFRRRKFCRFTAEGVKEIDFKDLNTLKAYISETGKIVPSRITGTKAKYQRQLAVAIKRARYLALLPYTDSHGR; this is translated from the coding sequence ATGGCACGTTTCTTCCGTCGTCGTAAATTCTGCCGTTTCACCGCTGAAGGCGTGAAAGAGATCGACTTCAAGGATCTCAACACCCTGAAGGCCTACATCTCCGAAACCGGCAAGATCGTTCCTAGCCGTATCACCGGTACCAAGGCCAAGTACCAGCGTCAGCTGGCTGTCGCTATCAAGCGCGCCCGCTACCTGGCCCTGCTGCCCTACACCGACAGCCACGGCCGTTGA
- the rplI gene encoding 50S ribosomal protein L9 → MEVILLEKIANLGNLGDKVNVKAGYGRNFLLPQGKATAATAENVAAFEARRAELEKVAAEKKASAEARAAQLAELEVTITAVAGDEGKLFGSIGTHDIADALTASGVEVAKSEVRLPNGTIRQVGEFDVAVHLHTDVEATVKVVVVAA, encoded by the coding sequence ATGGAAGTTATCCTGCTGGAAAAAATCGCCAACCTGGGCAACCTGGGCGACAAGGTCAACGTCAAAGCCGGTTACGGCCGCAACTTCCTGCTGCCGCAGGGCAAAGCGACCGCCGCTACCGCCGAGAACGTAGCTGCGTTCGAAGCGCGCCGCGCCGAGCTGGAAAAAGTTGCTGCCGAGAAGAAGGCTTCGGCCGAAGCTCGCGCTGCTCAGCTGGCCGAGCTGGAAGTCACCATCACCGCCGTCGCCGGCGATGAAGGCAAACTGTTCGGCTCCATCGGTACCCACGACATCGCTGATGCCCTGACCGCCTCCGGCGTCGAAGTGGCTAAGTCTGAAGTGCGTCTGCCGAACGGCACCATTCGCCAGGTTGGCGAATTCGACGTAGCTGTGCACCTGCACACCGACGTTGAAGCAACCGTCAAGGTTGTTGTCGTAGCTGCCTAA
- the dnaB gene encoding replicative DNA helicase, translating into MNDISTPQQYDLETAALKVPPHSIEAEQAVLGGLVLDNNAWERVLDQVSDGDFYRHDHRLIFRAIFKLAERNSPFDVVTLAEQLDKEGQLAQVGGLAYLGELAKNTPSVANIKAYAQIIRERATLRQLIGISSEIADSAYAPQGRTGEEILDEAERLIFQIAEARPKTGGPVGINDILVKAIDRIDSLFNAGDAITGLSTGFTDLDNLTSGLQPADMIIVAGRPSMGKTTFAMNLVENALMRSDKAILVYSLEMPSESIVIRMLASLGRIDQTKVRSGRLDDDDWPRLTSAVNLLNDRKLFIDDTAGISPSEMRARTRRLAREHGEIGLIMVDYLQLMQIPGSSGDNRVNEISEISRSLKALAKEFNCPVIALSQLNRGLEQRPNKRPINSDLRESGAIEQDADIILFVYRDEVYHPETEYKGVAEVIIGKQRNGPLGTARLAFLGKYSRFENLAPGAYQFDDE; encoded by the coding sequence ATGAACGATATCAGCACTCCCCAGCAGTACGACCTGGAAACCGCCGCCCTCAAGGTGCCGCCGCATTCCATCGAGGCCGAGCAGGCCGTGCTCGGCGGCCTGGTGCTGGACAACAACGCCTGGGAGCGGGTACTCGACCAGGTCTCCGATGGCGACTTCTACCGCCATGATCACCGCCTGATCTTCCGCGCCATCTTCAAGCTGGCCGAGCGCAACTCGCCGTTCGACGTGGTGACCCTGGCCGAGCAACTGGACAAGGAGGGCCAGCTGGCGCAAGTCGGCGGCCTGGCCTATCTGGGCGAGCTTGCCAAGAACACCCCGTCGGTGGCCAACATCAAGGCCTATGCACAGATCATTCGCGAGCGCGCCACCTTGCGCCAGCTGATCGGCATCAGCTCGGAGATCGCCGACAGCGCCTACGCGCCGCAAGGCCGTACCGGCGAGGAAATTCTCGACGAGGCCGAGCGCCTGATCTTCCAGATCGCCGAGGCGCGGCCGAAAACCGGCGGTCCGGTGGGCATCAACGACATCCTGGTCAAGGCCATCGACCGCATCGACAGCCTGTTCAACGCCGGCGACGCGATCACCGGCCTGTCCACCGGCTTCACCGACCTGGACAACCTGACCAGCGGCCTGCAGCCGGCCGACATGATCATCGTCGCCGGCCGTCCCTCCATGGGTAAGACCACCTTCGCCATGAACCTGGTGGAAAACGCCCTGATGCGCAGCGACAAGGCGATCCTGGTCTACTCGCTGGAAATGCCCTCGGAATCCATCGTCATTCGTATGCTGGCGTCCCTGGGTCGCATCGACCAGACCAAGGTGCGCTCCGGCCGCCTGGATGACGACGACTGGCCGCGCCTGACCTCGGCGGTCAACCTGCTCAACGACCGCAAGCTGTTCATCGACGATACCGCCGGCATCTCGCCATCGGAGATGCGTGCGCGTACCCGCCGCCTGGCCCGCGAGCACGGCGAGATCGGCCTGATCATGGTCGACTACCTGCAGCTGATGCAGATCCCCGGCTCCAGCGGCGACAACCGGGTCAACGAGATTTCCGAGATCTCGCGCTCGCTCAAGGCCCTGGCCAAGGAATTCAACTGCCCGGTCATTGCCCTGTCGCAGCTCAACCGCGGCCTGGAACAGCGCCCGAACAAGCGCCCGATCAACTCCGACTTGCGCGAATCCGGTGCAATCGAGCAGGACGCCGACATCATCTTGTTCGTCTACCGCGACGAGGTCTATCACCCCGAGACCGAGTACAAGGGCGTCGCCGAGGTCATCATCGGCAAGCAGCGTAACGGCCCGCTGGGTACCGCGCGCCTGGCCTTCCTCGGCAAGTACTCGCGCTTCGAGAACCTGGCGCCGGGTGCCTATCAGTTCGACGACGAATAA
- the alr gene encoding alanine racemase has translation MRPLVATIDLAAIRHNYALAKRCAPGREAFAVVKANAYGHGVREVVTALHDEADGFAVASLEEAAEVRALHGTARILLLEGCFSADELPIAAQLRLDIVVQGVEQAEALLAAQLPQALNVWLKLDSGMHRLGLAPAAVRDWHARLRGAAQVAELNLLSHFACADERGHPLTEQQVEQFLELLDLDFDQRSLANSAALLTIPASHMDWLRPGIMLYGATPFAELSATELGLRPVMSLQAQLIAVREVAAGESVGYGASWVAARSSRIGTVSCGYADGYPRHAPSGTPVLVGGRRASLVGRVSMDMLAVDLTNLPAAQVGDTVELWGAQLPVDEVARAAGTIGYELLTKVTARVPRRYLA, from the coding sequence ATGCGCCCTCTAGTCGCCACCATCGATCTGGCCGCCATTCGCCACAACTACGCGCTGGCCAAGCGCTGCGCGCCGGGCCGCGAGGCCTTTGCGGTGGTCAAGGCGAATGCCTACGGACATGGCGTGCGCGAGGTGGTTACCGCCCTGCACGACGAGGCCGACGGCTTTGCCGTGGCCAGCCTGGAGGAGGCCGCCGAAGTGCGCGCCCTGCATGGTACGGCGCGCATCCTGCTGCTCGAAGGTTGCTTCAGCGCCGACGAGCTGCCGATTGCCGCCCAGCTGCGCCTGGATATCGTGGTGCAGGGCGTCGAGCAGGCCGAGGCGCTGCTGGCGGCGCAGCTGCCGCAGGCGCTGAATGTCTGGCTCAAGCTGGATTCCGGCATGCACCGCCTGGGCCTGGCGCCGGCGGCCGTGCGCGACTGGCACGCGCGCCTGCGTGGCGCCGCGCAGGTCGCCGAGCTCAACCTGCTCAGCCACTTCGCCTGCGCCGACGAGCGCGGCCATCCGCTCACCGAGCAGCAGGTGGAGCAGTTCCTTGAGCTGCTCGATCTGGATTTCGACCAGCGCAGCCTGGCCAACTCCGCCGCCCTGCTGACCATTCCCGCATCGCACATGGACTGGCTGCGCCCCGGCATCATGCTCTACGGCGCCACGCCGTTCGCCGAGCTGTCGGCTACCGAATTGGGCCTGCGGCCGGTGATGAGCCTGCAGGCGCAGCTGATCGCCGTGCGCGAGGTGGCGGCGGGGGAGAGCGTCGGTTACGGCGCCAGCTGGGTGGCCGCGCGATCGTCGCGGATCGGCACGGTCAGTTGCGGCTATGCCGATGGTTACCCGCGCCATGCGCCGAGCGGCACCCCGGTGCTGGTCGGCGGCCGCCGCGCGAGCCTGGTTGGGCGGGTATCGATGGACATGCTGGCGGTCGACCTGACCAACCTGCCCGCCGCTCAGGTCGGCGATACCGTCGAGTTGTGGGGCGCGCAGCTGCCGGTCGACGAGGTGGCCAGGGCCGCCGGCACCATCGGCTACGAGTTGCTGACCAAGGTCACCGCGCGGGTGCCGCGCCGCTATCTGGCCTAA
- a CDS encoding diguanylate cyclase domain-containing protein, with translation MRGTFLQALLLTLCLAIQGGHALADTFVLQDTSSGQALNEHIELLEDVDGSLGIADMADPAVQQRFVPANGRASVGQSRHPWWVKVQLQRAPGAPSQWWLENSGITVYRVQLYLPDGQGGWSTRETSESVPFAAGRDFDYRRMVFRLPELGAQPLTFYFRSFDPAGNSFPLKVWQHDDLQNLRASENLGFGLVYGVILALFLYNLFILVALRDKAYLWYVLATGCALVFILSMTGHGFQYFWGHSPVPFWLDRISLPSLWGIFVMRFTQELLYTRRGLRWADRAFNTGCVLYAIAILINAFGYRAEGALLIALTPIVTVPTALLSAGIRWYQGFIPARFYLIGYGTVLISTAVLVMRAAGIIQPSNFTAYMFPIAVAAESILFSFALAYRIQMLKQEKAEALEQADREKTARLAQMQNSADELQVAVSQRTAELALANQQLCEREHELQHAAFHDPLTELPNRRYLIERAETAMADAQRREESVVLMLLDLDHFKPINDHYGHDAGDLLLRTIGQRLREHVRANDMVARLGGDEFALLICGADAQQHAQEIAERLLCELAKPVLYGANRLTVTISIGAALFPQHAQQFASLYKAADEAMYQAKQQGRSGFIMPGSDGKLSPQACLQLDVLKVPSGLL, from the coding sequence GTGCGAGGCACTTTCCTGCAAGCGCTGCTGTTGACCCTGTGCCTGGCTATCCAGGGCGGTCATGCCTTGGCCGATACCTTTGTGCTGCAGGACACCAGCAGCGGGCAGGCACTGAACGAGCACATCGAGCTGCTGGAAGATGTCGACGGCAGCCTTGGCATCGCCGACATGGCCGACCCGGCCGTGCAGCAGCGTTTCGTGCCCGCCAATGGCCGCGCCTCGGTTGGCCAGAGCCGCCATCCCTGGTGGGTCAAGGTGCAATTGCAACGGGCCCCGGGCGCGCCCAGCCAGTGGTGGCTGGAGAACTCCGGCATCACCGTCTACCGCGTGCAGCTCTACCTGCCGGATGGCCAGGGTGGCTGGAGCACGCGGGAAACCAGCGAGAGCGTGCCGTTCGCTGCCGGCCGCGACTTCGACTACCGACGCATGGTGTTCCGCCTGCCGGAGCTGGGCGCGCAGCCGCTGACCTTCTACTTCCGCAGCTTTGATCCGGCTGGCAACTCCTTCCCGCTCAAGGTCTGGCAGCACGACGACCTGCAGAACCTGCGCGCCAGCGAGAACCTCGGCTTCGGCCTGGTCTACGGGGTGATCCTGGCGCTGTTCCTGTACAACCTGTTCATCCTCGTCGCCCTGCGCGACAAGGCCTACCTGTGGTACGTGCTGGCCACCGGTTGCGCGCTGGTGTTCATCCTCAGCATGACCGGCCACGGCTTCCAGTATTTCTGGGGCCACTCGCCGGTGCCGTTCTGGCTGGATCGCATCAGCCTGCCCTCGCTGTGGGGCATCTTCGTCATGCGTTTCACCCAGGAGCTGCTGTACACCCGCCGCGGCCTGCGCTGGGCAGATCGGGCGTTCAACACCGGCTGCGTGCTGTACGCCATCGCCATCCTGATCAACGCCTTCGGCTACCGCGCCGAAGGGGCCCTGCTGATCGCCCTGACCCCGATCGTCACGGTGCCGACCGCGCTGCTCAGCGCCGGCATCCGCTGGTACCAGGGCTTTATCCCGGCGCGTTTCTACCTGATCGGCTACGGCACCGTGCTGATCAGCACTGCCGTGCTGGTGATGCGCGCTGCCGGCATCATCCAGCCGAGCAACTTCACCGCCTACATGTTCCCCATCGCGGTGGCCGCCGAATCCATCCTGTTCTCCTTCGCCCTGGCCTACCGCATCCAGATGCTCAAGCAGGAGAAGGCCGAGGCCCTGGAACAGGCCGACCGCGAGAAGACCGCGCGCCTGGCGCAGATGCAGAACAGCGCCGACGAGCTGCAGGTCGCCGTCAGCCAGCGTACCGCCGAACTGGCCCTGGCCAACCAGCAGTTGTGCGAGCGCGAGCACGAACTGCAGCACGCCGCCTTCCATGACCCGCTGACCGAGCTGCCCAACCGCCGCTACCTGATCGAGCGCGCGGAAACCGCCATGGCCGACGCCCAGCGCCGAGAGGAATCGGTGGTGCTGATGCTGCTCGACCTCGACCACTTCAAGCCGATCAACGACCACTACGGCCACGACGCCGGCGACCTGCTGCTGCGTACCATCGGCCAGCGCCTGCGCGAGCATGTGCGCGCCAACGACATGGTCGCGCGCCTCGGCGGTGACGAATTTGCCCTGCTGATCTGCGGCGCCGACGCCCAGCAGCATGCCCAGGAAATCGCCGAACGGCTGCTCTGCGAGCTGGCCAAGCCGGTGCTCTACGGCGCCAACCGCCTGACCGTGACCATCAGCATCGGCGCCGCCCTGTTCCCGCAACATGCCCAGCAGTTCGCCAGCCTGTACAAGGCCGCCGACGAGGCCATGTACCAGGCCAAGCAGCAGGGCCGCTCGGGCTTCATCATGCCCGGCAGCGACGGCAAGCTGAGCCCGCAGGCCTGCCTGCAGCTGGATGTGCTGAAGGTGCCGAGCGGGCTGCTCTAG